The Oscillospiraceae bacterium genome contains a region encoding:
- a CDS encoding glycosyl hydrolase has translation MKRSIERLVAQMTLEEKAGVCSGGDFWHLKGVERLGIPAVMVSDGPHGLRKQEQEGDHLGVNDSIRAVCFPTACATAASFDTGLLETLGRVLGAECRAQGVGVLLGPALNIKRSPLCGRNFEYFSEDPYLAGQLAAAQIKGIQSQGVGASPKHFAANNQEYHRLTCSAQIDPRTLREIYLAPFEAAVKAARPWTVMCSYNKINGEQVSESKALLTDILRGEWGFDGYVMSDWGAVNDRVKGLCAGLDLEMPASGGSTDRQIAAAVREGRLPEAVLDRAVERILDVIFRYADGQGAAEFDLQAHHELAVRMARECAVLLKNEGGVLPLGQRTRVAFVGEFAQKPRFQGGGSSHINAFRAESAWEAARGRYEVQYAKGFSAGGDEADEALMREAVELAAGCGAAVVFAGLPDSFECEGYDRSHMRLPGCQNELIRRVAAVQPNTVVVLHNGSPVELPWADEVPAILELYLAGQGAGRAAVELLFGEANPCGKLAETFPLRVQDNPSYLNFPGNGDTVEYREGMFVGYRYYDKKEAPVRFAFGHGLSYTSFAYSGLRADKTAVRDDEPVTVRLEVTNTGARAGKEIVQLYVADCTGAEVRPEKELKGFVKLELEPGETKTAEFVLDRRSFAWYDPQRGSWTCASGRYGLLAGASSRDIRQRVEIELTCTDPKPYVVDANSRYDDLLAQPALREFMLRLLEKEYPPAPPAESGAARAAITPEMQQRMDREAPLRSLRSFKGYTQEQLDGLIARLNAMLR, from the coding sequence ATGAAACGCAGCATTGAGCGGCTTGTGGCACAGATGACACTGGAAGAAAAGGCGGGCGTGTGCTCGGGCGGGGACTTTTGGCACCTGAAAGGGGTTGAGCGGCTGGGCATCCCGGCGGTCATGGTCTCGGACGGGCCGCACGGCCTGCGCAAGCAGGAACAGGAGGGGGACCACCTGGGCGTCAACGACAGCATCCGGGCGGTGTGCTTCCCCACGGCCTGCGCCACGGCGGCCTCGTTTGACACCGGGCTGCTGGAAACGCTGGGCCGGGTGCTGGGCGCGGAGTGCCGGGCACAGGGGGTGGGGGTGCTGCTGGGGCCCGCCCTGAACATCAAACGCAGCCCGCTGTGCGGGCGCAACTTTGAGTATTTTTCCGAGGACCCGTACCTTGCCGGCCAGTTGGCGGCAGCCCAGATCAAGGGGATACAGAGCCAGGGGGTGGGCGCTTCGCCCAAGCATTTTGCGGCCAACAACCAGGAATACCACCGCCTGACCTGCAGCGCCCAGATTGACCCCCGGACCCTGCGGGAGATCTATCTGGCGCCCTTTGAGGCGGCGGTAAAGGCTGCCCGCCCCTGGACGGTGATGTGCAGCTATAACAAGATTAACGGCGAACAGGTGAGCGAGAGCAAGGCCCTGCTCACCGACATTCTGCGCGGGGAGTGGGGCTTTGACGGATACGTGATGAGCGATTGGGGCGCGGTGAACGACCGGGTGAAGGGGCTCTGCGCGGGGCTGGACCTGGAGATGCCCGCCAGCGGCGGCAGCACCGACCGGCAGATCGCCGCCGCCGTGCGGGAGGGCCGGCTGCCCGAGGCCGTGCTGGACCGGGCGGTGGAGCGCATTCTGGACGTGATCTTCCGCTATGCGGACGGGCAGGGGGCGGCGGAATTTGACCTGCAGGCCCACCACGAGCTGGCGGTGCGCATGGCGCGGGAGTGCGCGGTGCTGCTGAAAAACGAGGGCGGCGTGCTGCCGCTGGGCCAAAGGACCCGGGTGGCGTTCGTGGGGGAATTTGCGCAAAAACCGCGCTTTCAGGGGGGCGGGTCCTCGCACATCAACGCATTCCGGGCCGAGAGCGCCTGGGAGGCAGCCCGGGGGCGGTACGAGGTGCAATACGCCAAGGGCTTTTCGGCCGGGGGCGACGAGGCGGACGAGGCGCTGATGCGCGAGGCGGTGGAGCTTGCCGCTGGCTGCGGGGCGGCGGTGGTGTTTGCCGGCCTGCCCGACAGCTTTGAGTGCGAGGGCTACGACCGCAGCCACATGCGCCTGCCCGGGTGCCAGAACGAATTGATCCGGCGCGTGGCGGCCGTGCAGCCCAACACGGTGGTGGTGCTGCATAACGGCAGCCCGGTGGAACTGCCCTGGGCGGACGAAGTGCCGGCCATTCTGGAGCTGTATCTGGCGGGGCAGGGGGCGGGGCGGGCCGCGGTGGAGCTGCTGTTCGGCGAGGCGAACCCCTGCGGCAAGCTGGCCGAGACCTTTCCGCTGCGGGTGCAGGACAACCCCTCGTACCTGAACTTCCCCGGCAACGGGGACACGGTGGAATACCGCGAAGGGATGTTTGTGGGCTACCGGTATTACGATAAAAAAGAGGCGCCGGTGCGCTTTGCCTTTGGGCACGGCCTCTCTTACACCAGCTTTGCCTACAGCGGCCTGCGGGCCGACAAAACCGCCGTGCGGGACGACGAGCCTGTTACCGTGCGGCTGGAGGTAACCAACACCGGCGCCCGGGCGGGCAAGGAGATCGTGCAGCTTTATGTGGCGGACTGCACCGGCGCTGAGGTGAGGCCGGAAAAGGAATTAAAGGGGTTTGTTAAGCTGGAACTGGAGCCCGGCGAGACAAAGACCGCGGAATTTGTGCTGGACCGGCGCAGCTTTGCCTGGTACGACCCGCAGCGGGGCAGCTGGACCTGCGCTTCGGGCCGGTATGGGCTGCTGGCGGGGGCTTCGTCGCGGGATATCCGCCAACGCGTGGAGATCGAGCTGACCTGCACCGACCCAAAGCCTTATGTGGTGGACGCCAACAGCCGGTACGACGACCTGCTGGCCCAACCCGCGCTGCGCGAATTTATGCTGCGGCTGCTGGAAAAGGAGTACCCGCCCGCGCCGCCGGCCGAAAGCGGCGCTGCGCGGGCGGCCATTACCCCCGAGATGCAGCAGCGAATGGACCGGGAGGCGCCGCTGCGGAGCCTGCGCAGCTTCAAGGGCTACACCCAGGAGCAGCTGGACGGGCTGATCGCCCGGCTGAACGCCATGCTGCGCTGA
- a CDS encoding BioY family transporter — translation MQQTKTRSMALASLCAALTAVIAPWSIVIGPVSLTLGVFGVFFAGAMLTPGWAAASMGVYLALGAVGLPIFSNANGGLQALVGMTGGYLWAYPLMAALLALACARTSRLPLRVLGVLGGQLVCYTLGTAWFMYVRGAGLWASLAACVFPFILPDFLKGLAALLLARAVQKRMR, via the coding sequence ATGCAGCAGACCAAAACCCGGAGCATGGCCTTGGCCAGCCTGTGCGCCGCCCTCACCGCGGTGATCGCCCCCTGGAGCATCGTCATCGGCCCGGTCAGCCTCACCCTGGGCGTTTTCGGGGTGTTCTTTGCGGGCGCGATGCTCACCCCCGGCTGGGCCGCCGCCAGCATGGGGGTATACCTGGCGCTGGGCGCGGTGGGCCTGCCCATCTTTTCCAATGCCAACGGGGGCCTGCAGGCGCTGGTGGGCATGACCGGCGGGTACCTCTGGGCCTACCCGCTCATGGCGGCCCTGCTGGCGCTGGCCTGCGCCAGAACCTCCCGGCTGCCCCTGCGCGTCTTGGGGGTGCTGGGCGGGCAGCTGGTCTGCTATACCCTCGGCACCGCCTGGTTCATGTACGTGCGGGGCGCCGGGCTTTGGGCAAGCCTTGCCGCCTGCGTGTTCCCCTTCATCCTGCCGGACTTTTTAAAGGGCCTTGCCGCCCTCCTTTTGGCCCGCGCCGTGCAAAAGCGGATGCGCTGA
- the birA gene encoding bifunctional ligase/repressor BirA translates to MSTKQELLRRLAQAGDTSLSGQELAGSLGVSRAAVHKAAAALRAEGWPICAQAGLGYRLAAGADLLSEQAVRAACPALAAVELHQSLCSTNLRAKELALAGCPSGTLVLAHRQTGGRGRLGRSFVSPAGKGVYMTLVLRGPLPGAGALALTCAAAVAVCRAVQALCGRRLSIKWVNDLFCGGRKVCGILTEAGMGLESGALDWAAVGVGLNLTATPEDLGPELAGAAASLFPGGPSPCGRAALAGAICAELLALAPAFDCLEEYRARSLVLGHWLTVLEPGRDPYTARALAIDGEGRLLVELAGGGRRTLRSGEVSVRPAPASR, encoded by the coding sequence ATGAGCACGAAACAGGAACTTTTGCGCCGGCTGGCACAGGCCGGGGATACCTCGCTGTCCGGCCAGGAGCTGGCGGGGTCGCTGGGGGTCAGCCGCGCCGCGGTGCACAAAGCGGCGGCGGCCCTGCGCGCCGAGGGCTGGCCCATCTGCGCCCAGGCAGGCCTGGGCTACCGGCTTGCCGCCGGGGCCGACCTGCTCAGCGAGCAGGCGGTGCGTGCCGCCTGCCCGGCCCTTGCCGCGGTGGAGCTGCACCAGAGCCTTTGCAGCACCAACCTGCGCGCCAAGGAGCTGGCGCTGGCAGGCTGTCCCTCGGGCACCCTGGTTCTGGCCCACCGGCAGACCGGGGGCCGGGGGCGGCTGGGCCGCAGCTTTGTGAGCCCCGCCGGCAAAGGGGTCTACATGACCCTTGTTCTGCGGGGCCCGCTGCCGGGCGCCGGCGCGCTGGCGCTCACCTGCGCGGCGGCCGTGGCCGTGTGCCGGGCGGTGCAGGCGCTTTGCGGCCGCCGGCTCTCCATCAAATGGGTGAACGATCTGTTCTGCGGCGGGCGCAAGGTGTGCGGCATCCTCACCGAGGCGGGCATGGGCCTGGAAAGCGGCGCGCTGGACTGGGCTGCCGTGGGCGTGGGGCTCAACCTCACCGCCACCCCCGAAGACTTGGGGCCGGAGCTTGCCGGCGCCGCCGCTTCGCTTTTTCCCGGCGGGCCCTCCCCCTGCGGCCGGGCCGCGCTGGCGGGCGCCATCTGCGCCGAGCTGCTGGCCCTCGCCCCGGCCTTCGACTGCCTGGAGGAATATCGCGCCCGCAGCCTGGTGCTGGGGCACTGGCTCACCGTGCTGGAACCGGGCCGCGACCCCTATACCGCCCGCGCCCTTGCCATCGACGGCGAGGGCAGGCTGCTGGTGGAGCTTGCGGGCGGCGGGCGGCGCACATTGCGCAGCGGCGAGGTGAGCGTCCGCCCCGCCCCCGCTAGCCGGTAG
- a CDS encoding hydrolase TatD — protein sequence MSGLIFDSHAHYQSGQFDPDRAGVLAALPGAGVAGVVECATDHATSQGALALADQYEFVWAALGVHPESLIQENASTRTRFGGDWATELAAIRPLYEHPKAVAVGEAGLDYHWPVPKDAQLALFEAQLKTALELEKPIIVHDREAHADTYALLKKYRPKGVVHCFSGSAEDALALARQGLFIGLGGAVTFPGAKRALKVIDALPPECLLLETDCPYMAPVPCRGRRCHSGMIAHTAAFIAARKGISEQTLLETAAQNARRLFGL from the coding sequence ATGAGCGGCCTTATTTTCGACTCCCACGCCCATTACCAGAGCGGCCAGTTCGATCCCGACCGGGCCGGGGTCCTGGCCGCCCTGCCCGGCGCGGGCGTGGCGGGCGTGGTCGAGTGCGCCACCGATCATGCCACCAGCCAGGGTGCGCTGGCCCTGGCCGATCAATATGAATTTGTGTGGGCGGCGCTGGGTGTTCACCCGGAAAGCCTGATCCAGGAAAACGCCTCCACCCGCACCCGCTTTGGGGGCGACTGGGCGACCGAACTGGCCGCCATCCGCCCCCTATACGAACACCCAAAGGCTGTGGCCGTGGGCGAGGCGGGGCTCGATTATCACTGGCCCGTACCCAAAGACGCCCAGCTCGCCCTGTTCGAGGCGCAGCTCAAAACCGCCCTCGAGCTGGAAAAGCCCATCATCGTGCACGACCGCGAGGCCCACGCCGACACCTACGCCCTGCTCAAAAAGTACCGGCCAAAGGGCGTGGTGCACTGCTTTTCCGGCAGCGCCGAGGACGCGCTGGCCCTCGCCCGCCAGGGCCTTTTCATCGGCCTTGGGGGCGCGGTGACCTTTCCGGGCGCAAAGCGCGCCTTAAAGGTCATCGACGCGCTGCCCCCCGAATGCCTGCTGCTGGAAACCGACTGCCCCTACATGGCCCCCGTGCCCTGCCGGGGCCGCCGGTGCCACTCGGGCATGATCGCCCACACCGCCGCCTTCATCGCCGCCCGCAAGGGCATCTCGGAACAAACCCTGCTCGAAACCGCCGCGCAGAACGCGCGCCGCCTGTTCGGGCTGTAA
- the metG gene encoding methionine--tRNA ligase, which yields MSEKKTYYITTPIYYPSDKLHIGHSYTTVACDALARFKRMQGYEVMYLTGTDEHGQKIEDKAATKGVTPKAYVDEIVAGIKELWKLLDISHDRFIRTTDDYHVESCQKIFTQLYEQGDIYKGVYKGHYCKPCESFWTDSQLKDGKCPDCGREVYEAEEEAYFFRTGKYAARLLDYYQQNPQFIQPETRKNEMIAFINQGLQDTCVSRTSVKWGIPVPFDPAHTMYVWVDALSNYISALGYGNSAYQDYETFWPADIHIVGKEILRFHTILWPAMLMALGLPLPKRVFGHGWVLLDGGKMSKSKGNVVDPVILCGRYGVDAIRYFLLRDIPFGNDGIFSNEALINRINSDLANDLGNLLSRTVAMVEKYFGGALPAARQAGEFDADLISTVAAMPAKVAACMDDLLIPQATQEIFKAIQRANKYIDETAPWALAKDEANKPRLAMVLYNLCEALRYACVMLAPFLPSTADKMAAQLGLTAADRQYTSLGFGGKADYTVHKGEALFPRIDAARELAELAAGAEARSKAAAPAAPAPKPQPAEAPAIEHLPEITIDDFCKCELRVARVLTCETLPESKKLLKMTLFDGERERTILSGIARWYAPADLIGRNVGIVANLAPRPMMKGKYVSEGMVMAADLPDGGASVAFFPDDVLPGSAIH from the coding sequence ATGAGCGAAAAAAAGACCTACTACATCACCACCCCCATCTACTACCCCAGCGACAAGCTGCACATCGGCCACAGCTACACCACCGTAGCCTGCGACGCGCTGGCCCGCTTCAAGCGGATGCAGGGCTATGAGGTGATGTACCTCACCGGCACCGACGAGCACGGCCAGAAGATCGAGGACAAAGCCGCCACCAAGGGCGTGACCCCCAAGGCGTATGTGGACGAGATCGTGGCGGGCATCAAGGAGCTGTGGAAGCTGCTGGATATCTCCCACGACCGGTTCATCCGCACCACCGACGATTATCACGTGGAGAGCTGCCAAAAAATCTTTACCCAGCTCTACGAGCAGGGCGACATCTACAAGGGCGTGTACAAGGGCCACTACTGCAAGCCCTGCGAGAGCTTCTGGACCGACAGCCAGCTCAAGGACGGCAAATGCCCGGACTGCGGCCGCGAGGTGTACGAGGCCGAGGAGGAAGCCTACTTCTTCCGCACCGGCAAATACGCCGCCCGCCTGCTGGATTACTACCAGCAGAACCCCCAGTTCATCCAGCCCGAGACCCGCAAGAACGAGATGATCGCCTTCATCAACCAGGGCCTGCAGGACACCTGCGTTTCCCGCACCTCGGTCAAGTGGGGCATCCCCGTTCCCTTCGACCCGGCCCACACCATGTACGTGTGGGTGGACGCGCTTTCCAACTACATCAGCGCCCTGGGCTACGGCAACTCCGCCTACCAGGACTACGAAACCTTCTGGCCGGCCGACATCCACATCGTGGGCAAGGAAATCCTGCGCTTCCACACCATTTTGTGGCCCGCCATGCTCATGGCGCTGGGCCTGCCCCTGCCAAAGCGGGTGTTCGGCCACGGCTGGGTGCTGCTGGACGGGGGCAAAATGTCCAAATCCAAGGGCAACGTGGTAGACCCCGTGATCCTGTGCGGCCGCTACGGGGTCGACGCCATCCGCTATTTCCTCCTGCGCGACATCCCCTTCGGCAACGACGGCATCTTCTCCAACGAGGCGCTCATCAACCGCATCAACTCGGATCTTGCCAACGACCTGGGCAATCTGCTCAGCCGCACGGTGGCCATGGTGGAAAAGTACTTCGGCGGCGCCCTGCCCGCCGCGCGGCAGGCGGGCGAATTCGACGCCGATCTTATCAGCACCGTAGCCGCCATGCCCGCCAAGGTGGCCGCCTGCATGGACGACCTGCTCATTCCCCAGGCCACGCAGGAGATCTTCAAGGCCATCCAGCGCGCCAACAAATACATCGACGAAACCGCCCCCTGGGCCCTGGCGAAGGACGAGGCGAACAAGCCCCGCCTTGCCATGGTGCTGTATAACCTGTGCGAGGCCCTGCGCTATGCCTGCGTGATGCTGGCGCCCTTCCTCCCCTCCACCGCCGATAAAATGGCCGCGCAGCTGGGCCTTACCGCTGCCGACCGGCAATATACTTCCCTGGGCTTCGGCGGCAAGGCCGATTACACCGTGCACAAGGGCGAGGCCCTCTTCCCCCGCATCGACGCCGCCAGGGAGCTGGCCGAACTGGCCGCCGGGGCCGAGGCCCGCAGCAAGGCCGCAGCGCCTGCCGCCCCCGCCCCTAAACCCCAGCCCGCCGAGGCCCCGGCCATCGAGCACCTGCCCGAAATTACCATCGACGATTTCTGCAAATGCGAGCTTCGGGTGGCCCGGGTGCTCACCTGCGAAACCCTGCCCGAGAGCAAAAAGCTGCTCAAAATGACCCTGTTCGACGGCGAGCGCGAGCGCACCATCCTCTCCGGCATCGCCAGGTGGTACGCCCCCGCCGACCTGATCGGCCGCAACGTGGGCATTGTGGCAAACCTGGCCCCCCGCCCCATGATGAAGGGCAAGTATGTGAGCGAGGGCATGGTCATGGCCGCCGATCTGCCGGACGGCGGCGCCTCGGTTGCCTTCTTCCCGGATGATGTGCTGCCCGGCAGCGCCATCCACTGA
- a CDS encoding aspartate racemase, with translation MAFSQTGPGGAPHPVLGVLGGIGPMSTVYFYEMITAHTQAEKDQDHLDIVISSRATTPDRSAYVLGQSKEDPFSVMERDAEMLVEYGATVLAIPCNTAHYFYDRLQRSLPVPVLNMIQLTVRAAKAQGCTKLGILATSGTVASCSYQRMCAAEGLGWAVPCEADQAVLMQHIIYDEIKGGKPVDLPEFLRIADALKAAGCQRAVLGCTELSLIKRNCGLDDFFIDSTEVLARETILACGKTPVGFNL, from the coding sequence GTGGCATTTTCGCAGACCGGGCCGGGCGGCGCGCCCCACCCCGTGCTGGGCGTATTGGGGGGCATCGGCCCCATGAGCACCGTCTATTTTTACGAGATGATCACCGCCCACACCCAGGCGGAAAAAGACCAGGACCATCTGGATATCGTAATCTCCAGCCGCGCCACCACGCCGGACCGCAGCGCCTATGTGCTGGGGCAAAGCAAGGAAGACCCCTTTTCGGTCATGGAGCGGGACGCCGAGATGCTGGTGGAATACGGCGCCACCGTGCTGGCGATCCCCTGCAACACCGCCCACTACTTTTACGACCGGCTGCAGCGCAGCCTGCCGGTGCCGGTGCTTAACATGATCCAGCTCACGGTGCGGGCCGCCAAGGCGCAGGGCTGCACCAAGCTGGGGATCCTTGCCACCAGCGGCACGGTGGCAAGCTGTTCCTACCAGCGCATGTGCGCGGCCGAGGGCCTTGGCTGGGCCGTGCCCTGCGAGGCGGACCAGGCCGTGCTGATGCAGCACATCATCTACGACGAGATCAAGGGCGGCAAGCCGGTGGACCTGCCGGAATTTCTGCGCATTGCCGATGCCTTAAAGGCCGCCGGCTGCCAGCGGGCGGTGCTGGGCTGCACCGAGCTCAGCCTCATCAAGCGCAACTGCGGCCTCGACGATTTCTTCATCGACAGCACCGAGGTGCTGGCCAGGGAGACCATCCTCGCCTGCGGCAAAACGCCGGTGGGCTTCAATCTGTAA
- the ldh2 gene encoding L-lactate dehydrogenase 2 → MQAKDGKLVLIGAGMVGSATLNALIALNLLSEVVVIDQNTDKAKGEVMDALHTTAFAYSTNVTIRAGSYADCADAAIIVMTAGPSIQPGDTDRRSLAEKNLAVMDGVMRQVTRYTRSAVIIVVTNPVDLVTYYGQTHFSYPAEKIFGTGTLLDTARMRQIIASQCGVDSKNVHGYLFGEHGASAFIPWSMVSVAGVPLDEAPRVFGLPAAIDKAEVLDETKNAGLRVLKLKGYTSSGISQSVARLVKALVLNERCILPVSTVLAGEYGLTRVAMSVPCIIGKNGRERIIEVGLAPAEHAQLEACCASLQDMLRQVGLAGPEQ, encoded by the coding sequence ATGCAGGCAAAAGACGGCAAGCTGGTGCTCATCGGCGCGGGCATGGTGGGCAGCGCCACCCTGAACGCGCTCATCGCGCTGAACCTTCTCAGCGAGGTGGTGGTGATCGACCAAAACACCGACAAGGCAAAGGGCGAGGTGATGGACGCGCTTCACACCACCGCCTTTGCCTATTCCACCAACGTGACCATCCGCGCCGGCAGCTATGCCGACTGCGCGGACGCGGCCATCATCGTGATGACCGCCGGCCCCAGCATCCAGCCGGGCGACACCGACCGGCGCAGCCTGGCCGAAAAGAACCTGGCCGTCATGGACGGCGTCATGCGCCAGGTGACCCGCTACACCCGCAGCGCGGTCATCATCGTGGTCACCAACCCTGTGGACCTGGTCACCTACTACGGCCAGACCCATTTTTCCTACCCGGCCGAAAAGATCTTCGGCACCGGCACCCTGCTGGACACCGCCCGCATGCGCCAGATCATCGCCTCCCAGTGCGGGGTCGATTCCAAAAATGTGCACGGCTACCTGTTCGGCGAACACGGCGCCAGCGCCTTTATCCCCTGGAGCATGGTCAGCGTGGCCGGCGTTCCGCTGGACGAAGCGCCCCGTGTCTTCGGCCTGCCCGCCGCCATCGACAAGGCCGAGGTGCTGGATGAAACCAAAAACGCCGGCCTGCGGGTCCTGAAGCTCAAGGGTTATACCTCCAGCGGCATCTCCCAAAGCGTGGCCCGCCTGGTCAAGGCCCTCGTGCTCAACGAGCGGTGCATCCTTCCCGTGTCCACGGTGCTGGCGGGCGAATACGGCCTCACCCGGGTCGCCATGAGCGTGCCCTGCATCATCGGCAAAAACGGCCGCGAGCGGATCATCGAGGTGGGCCTTGCCCCCGCCGAGCACGCCCAGCTCGAAGCCTGCTGCGCCAGCCTGCAGGACATGCTGCGCCAGGTGGGGCTTGCGGGCCCGGAGCAATGA